In Calonectris borealis chromosome 29, bCalBor7.hap1.2, whole genome shotgun sequence, one genomic interval encodes:
- the IGSF9 gene encoding protein turtle homolog A isoform X5, translating into MRWWLRAAVLSLLAGAEGSGQSESQAAVGRVGGSTVLGCDLLDAHEARPPLYVIEWVRFGFVLPIFIKFGLYSPRVDPEYLGRVRIEEGASLRIDLLRAEDQGWYECRVLFLDQHSTDADFQNGTWIHLTVNAPPTFLETPPALVEVRDQDTLSLTCMAVGNPQPVVTWKRSDLAVQSGDTVQCRVPESVLSLGGRAMCPVPLQVRNGTLSIAVVERASAGTYTCHASSKEGTIIHTTRVLVQGPPIIVVPPQNVTVNVSQDAFLACQAEAYPGNLTYTWFKGSSNVFHLSHLQARVRILVDGSLLLQRTTPDDTGEYTCIPSNGLWKPPSASAFVTVLYPAQVTTMLPETHLPKGMQGVIQCPARANPPLLSVSWTRDGRPLELDKLPGWSMRPDGSIVIATGNDDVLGVYTCTPYNSYGTAGESQPTRVLLKDPPAFTVRPKEEYFQEVGRELVIPCTAHGDPPPTVTWLKVGSAGKSGAQVDGNSSLVFRPLIKEQHGVWECTATNQVASVSTATSVHVLGTSPHAVTNVSVLPLLLAANITWEPGFDGGYFQRFSVWYTPLVKHPPRAHHDWVSLSVPVGAQHLLVENLQPDVSYQFSVLAQNKLGSGPFSQIVTSVPRAYPFSSGFPVTTVPPELPAMTMRVFLSPPQALTANETVRGVLLQWEPPAQFSVALSGYALELRQDKGGWEVLDRSIPSTKTQVLVPGLIKDAFYEFRLVAFAGSYISDPSNTVNVSTAGMEVYPSRTQLPELLPQPVLAGVIGGICFLSVAVIFSTMAACIMNRRRAARVQKRRQDPPLVFSPSKKLPPPQRNTSVDENYEWDAEFALESDILEALQLYRSGDPARPVSTIALRDLERQKPGGGSSPVSSVSAEALAAAGGPPERGTALRQELAASRRRKEVARQRLGPRGCCAERFELATLL; encoded by the exons ATGCGGTGGTGGCTGCGCGCCGCCGTCCTCAGCCTGCTCGCCggcgctgagg GCAGCGGCCAGAGCGAGTCCCAGGCCGCGGTGGGGCGAGTCGGGGGGAGCACGGTGCTGGGCTGCGACCTCCTGGACGCCCACGAGGCCCGTCCCCCTCTCTACGTGATCGAGTGGGTCCGCTTCGGCTTCGTCCTCCCCATCTTCATCAAGTTCGGGCTCTACTCGCCGCGAGTGGACCCGGAGTACCTCG GTCGCGTGCGGATTGAGGAAGGTGCCTCGCTGCGCATCGACCTCCTGCGTGCTGAGGACCAAGGCTGGTACGAGTGCCGCGTGCTCTTCCTTGACCAGCACAGCACTGACGCTGACTTCCAGAACGGCACCTGGATCCACCTCACCGTCAACG CACCCCCCACCTTCCTGGAGACTCCCCCCGCACTCGTGGAGGTGCGGGACCAAGACACGCTGAGCCTTACCTGCATGGCTGTCGGCAACCCCCAGCCTGTTGTCACCTGGAAGAGGAGCGACCTGGCTGTCCAGAGCGGGGACACAGTGCAG TGCCGTGTTCCTGAGAGTGTCCTGTCCCTTGGTGGCCGTGCCATGTGCCCGGTGCCATTGCAGGTGAGGAACGGGACGCTGAGCATCGCTGTCGTGGAGCGTGCCAGCGCGGGCACCTACACCTGCCATGCTTCCAGCAAGGAGGGCACCATCATCCACACCACCCGCGTGCTTGTGCAGG GGCCACCTATCATCGTGGTGCCACCCCAGAACGTCACCGTCAATGTCTCCCAAGATGCCTTTCTGGCGTGCCAGGCTGAGGCATACCCGGGAAATCTCACCTACACCTGGTTCAAAGGCAGCAGCAACGTCTTCCACCTCAG ccACCTCCAGGCTCGGGTCCGCATCCTGGTGGACGGGAGTCTCTTGCTCCAGCGAACAACCCCGGATGACACCGGCGAATACACCTGCATCCCCAGCAACGGGCTGTGGAAGCCGCCTTCTGCCTCGGCCTTTGTCACAGTGCTGT ATCCGGCGCAGGTGACCACCATGCTCCCAGAGACCCACCTGCCCAAGGGGATGCAGGGTGTGATCCAGTGCCCTGCCAGGGCCAACCCCCCTCTGCTCTCCGTCAGCTGGACGAGGGATGGGCGCCCACTGGAGCTGGACAAG CTCCCTGGCTGGTCCATGAGACCGGACGGCTCCATCGTCATTGCCACGGGGAACGACGATGTGCTGGGAGTGTACACGTGTACGCCGTACAACAGCTACGGCACCGCTGGCGAGTCCCAGCCCACGCGTGTCCTGCTGAAG GACCCCCCCGCCTTCACGGTGCGTCCCAAGGAGGAATACTTCCAGGAGGTGGGCCGGGAGCTGGTGATCCCCTGCACAGCCCATGGGGATCCCCCCCCAACTGTCACCTGGCTGAAG GTAGGCAGCGCGGGGAAGAGCGGCGCCCAGGTAGATGGGAACAGCAGCCTCGTCTTCCGCCCCCTCATCAAGGAGCAGCACGGGGTCTGGGAGTGCACGGCCACCAACCAGGTGGCCAGCGTCAGCACTGCCACATCCGTCCACGTGCTGG GTACCAGTCCTCATGCTGTCACCAACGTCTCTGTGCTCCCGCTCCTGCTGGCAGCCAACATAACCTGGGAGCCAGGGTTTGATGGAGGTTATTTCCAGAGGTTCAGCGTCTGGTACACACCGCT AGTGAAGCATCCGCCCCGCGCCCATCATGACTGGGTGTCGCTCTCTGTGCCGGTGGGGGCTCAGCACCTCTTGGTGGAGAATCTGCAGCCAGATGTGAGCTACCAGTTCAGCGTCCTGGCCCAGAACAAGCTGGGCAGTGGCCCCTTCAGCCAGATtgtcacctctgtgcccaggg CATACCCTTTCTCCTCAGGCTTCCCAGTGACCACAGTGCCTCCAGAGCTGCCGGCCATGACCATGCGCGTCTTCCTGTCCCCGCCGCAGGCCCTGACCGCCAACGAGACTGTGCGCGGGGTCCTGCTGCAGTGGGAGCCCCCAGCTCAGTTCTCGGTGGCGCTGAGCGGCTACGCACTGGAGCTGCGGCAGGACAAGGGTGGCTGGGAGGTGCTGGACCGCTCCATCCCCAGCACGAAGACCCAGGTCCTGGTGCCCGGACTTATCAAG GACGCCTTCTATGAGTTCCGACTGGTGGCCTTTGCTGGCAGCTACATCAGCGATCCCAGCAATACGGTGAACGTCTCCACAGCAG GCATGGAAGTGTATCCGTCTCGCACCCAGCTGCCGGAGCTCCTGCCGCAGCCGGTGCTGGCCGGGGTCATCGGAGGGATCTGCTTCCTCAGCGTGGCTGTCATCTTCAGCACCATGGCCGCCTGCATTATGAACCGCCGGCGTGCTGCCCGGGTCCAGAAGCGAAGGCAAG ATCCACCACTCGTCTTCTCCCCCAGCAAGAAGCTTCCACCTCCACA GAGGAACACCTCGGTGGACGAGAACTACGAGTGGGATGCGGAGTTCGCCCTGGAGTCGGATATCCTCGAGGCGCTGCAGCTCTACCGCAGCGGGGACCCGGCACGGCCCGTCTCCACCATCGCCCTGCGCGACCTGGAGCGGCAGA agcccggcggcggctcctcccctGTGAGCTCGGTGTCGGCGGAGGCGTTGGCGGCGGCAGGCGGTCCCCCGGAGCGCGGCACGGCCCTGCGCCAGGAGCTGGCGGCGTCCCGGCGCCGCAAGGAGGTGGCCCGGCAGCGGTTGGGCCCCCGCGGGTGCTGCGCTGAGCGCTTCGAGCTGGCCACGCTGCTCTAg
- the IGSF9 gene encoding protein turtle homolog A isoform X1 → MRWWLRAAVLSLLAGAEGSGQSESQAAVGRVGGSTVLGCDLLDAHEARPPLYVIEWVRFGFVLPIFIKFGLYSPRVDPEYLGRVRIEEGASLRIDLLRAEDQGWYECRVLFLDQHSTDADFQNGTWIHLTVNAPPTFLETPPALVEVRDQDTLSLTCMAVGNPQPVVTWKRSDLAVQSGDTVQCRVPESVLSLGGRAMCPVPLQVRNGTLSIAVVERASAGTYTCHASSKEGTIIHTTRVLVQGPPIIVVPPQNVTVNVSQDAFLACQAEAYPGNLTYTWFKGSSNVFHLSHLQARVRILVDGSLLLQRTTPDDTGEYTCIPSNGLWKPPSASAFVTVLYPAQVTTMLPETHLPKGMQGVIQCPARANPPLLSVSWTRDGRPLELDKLPGWSMRPDGSIVIATGNDDVLGVYTCTPYNSYGTAGESQPTRVLLKDPPAFTVRPKEEYFQEVGRELVIPCTAHGDPPPTVTWLKVGSAGKSGAQVDGNSSLVFRPLIKEQHGVWECTATNQVASVSTATSVHVLGTSPHAVTNVSVLPLLLAANITWEPGFDGGYFQRFSVWYTPLVKHPPRAHHDWVSLSVPVGAQHLLVENLQPDVSYQFSVLAQNKLGSGPFSQIVTSVPRAYPFSSGFPVTTVPPELPAMTMRVFLSPPQALTANETVRGVLLQWEPPAQFSVALSGYALELRQDKGGWEVLDRSIPSTKTQVLVPGLIKDAFYEFRLVAFAGSYISDPSNTVNVSTAGMEVYPSRTQLPELLPQPVLAGVIGGICFLSVAVIFSTMAACIMNRRRAARVQKRRQDPPLVFSPSKKLPPPHNSRGSGSPDSTVKLKLQPSPYQSLRRTLLWGEKAGTSLGLSIAGAGSQYAMYESHVGEHVPLERISRGPDGRFVVETDTRPQEIGFGVLPYAEPELYPQRDPPGPQPQPYLQLPTEEEPLWCKGVSLRPRPTGQAPRGARAASYRQGRYFGYGSSSPVDEAAALCIINISPVASAATLPYSTMEELRDSPGSAGPCQSTASALWDSLPLEGSPRPPISPPASPSRGCSWQLAAPPAQSGILQYLSLPFFKEMCVDGDWPPPEEQAEPSHAGGQPEPADSPPPAPPGAGGSPQRMGRTLCPDCIDTCANATSPPAAGFLKPPRLPVGPAKAALPGTAAWPGFPSPRPPPQPAHRLLASGGRTEGMPSARTAEPGWPPGRPPDPAPLEKLLRGSLTSQSSGRGSASFLRPPSLAPSLGGNCLGTPLGDGGSCHSGGSAVEEGRARTDPALGGTGKRRNTSVDENYEWDAEFALESDILEALQLYRSGDPARPVSTIALRDLERQKPGGGSSPVSSVSAEALAAAGGPPERGTALRQELAASRRRKEVARQRLGPRGCCAERFELATLL, encoded by the exons ATGCGGTGGTGGCTGCGCGCCGCCGTCCTCAGCCTGCTCGCCggcgctgagg GCAGCGGCCAGAGCGAGTCCCAGGCCGCGGTGGGGCGAGTCGGGGGGAGCACGGTGCTGGGCTGCGACCTCCTGGACGCCCACGAGGCCCGTCCCCCTCTCTACGTGATCGAGTGGGTCCGCTTCGGCTTCGTCCTCCCCATCTTCATCAAGTTCGGGCTCTACTCGCCGCGAGTGGACCCGGAGTACCTCG GTCGCGTGCGGATTGAGGAAGGTGCCTCGCTGCGCATCGACCTCCTGCGTGCTGAGGACCAAGGCTGGTACGAGTGCCGCGTGCTCTTCCTTGACCAGCACAGCACTGACGCTGACTTCCAGAACGGCACCTGGATCCACCTCACCGTCAACG CACCCCCCACCTTCCTGGAGACTCCCCCCGCACTCGTGGAGGTGCGGGACCAAGACACGCTGAGCCTTACCTGCATGGCTGTCGGCAACCCCCAGCCTGTTGTCACCTGGAAGAGGAGCGACCTGGCTGTCCAGAGCGGGGACACAGTGCAG TGCCGTGTTCCTGAGAGTGTCCTGTCCCTTGGTGGCCGTGCCATGTGCCCGGTGCCATTGCAGGTGAGGAACGGGACGCTGAGCATCGCTGTCGTGGAGCGTGCCAGCGCGGGCACCTACACCTGCCATGCTTCCAGCAAGGAGGGCACCATCATCCACACCACCCGCGTGCTTGTGCAGG GGCCACCTATCATCGTGGTGCCACCCCAGAACGTCACCGTCAATGTCTCCCAAGATGCCTTTCTGGCGTGCCAGGCTGAGGCATACCCGGGAAATCTCACCTACACCTGGTTCAAAGGCAGCAGCAACGTCTTCCACCTCAG ccACCTCCAGGCTCGGGTCCGCATCCTGGTGGACGGGAGTCTCTTGCTCCAGCGAACAACCCCGGATGACACCGGCGAATACACCTGCATCCCCAGCAACGGGCTGTGGAAGCCGCCTTCTGCCTCGGCCTTTGTCACAGTGCTGT ATCCGGCGCAGGTGACCACCATGCTCCCAGAGACCCACCTGCCCAAGGGGATGCAGGGTGTGATCCAGTGCCCTGCCAGGGCCAACCCCCCTCTGCTCTCCGTCAGCTGGACGAGGGATGGGCGCCCACTGGAGCTGGACAAG CTCCCTGGCTGGTCCATGAGACCGGACGGCTCCATCGTCATTGCCACGGGGAACGACGATGTGCTGGGAGTGTACACGTGTACGCCGTACAACAGCTACGGCACCGCTGGCGAGTCCCAGCCCACGCGTGTCCTGCTGAAG GACCCCCCCGCCTTCACGGTGCGTCCCAAGGAGGAATACTTCCAGGAGGTGGGCCGGGAGCTGGTGATCCCCTGCACAGCCCATGGGGATCCCCCCCCAACTGTCACCTGGCTGAAG GTAGGCAGCGCGGGGAAGAGCGGCGCCCAGGTAGATGGGAACAGCAGCCTCGTCTTCCGCCCCCTCATCAAGGAGCAGCACGGGGTCTGGGAGTGCACGGCCACCAACCAGGTGGCCAGCGTCAGCACTGCCACATCCGTCCACGTGCTGG GTACCAGTCCTCATGCTGTCACCAACGTCTCTGTGCTCCCGCTCCTGCTGGCAGCCAACATAACCTGGGAGCCAGGGTTTGATGGAGGTTATTTCCAGAGGTTCAGCGTCTGGTACACACCGCT AGTGAAGCATCCGCCCCGCGCCCATCATGACTGGGTGTCGCTCTCTGTGCCGGTGGGGGCTCAGCACCTCTTGGTGGAGAATCTGCAGCCAGATGTGAGCTACCAGTTCAGCGTCCTGGCCCAGAACAAGCTGGGCAGTGGCCCCTTCAGCCAGATtgtcacctctgtgcccaggg CATACCCTTTCTCCTCAGGCTTCCCAGTGACCACAGTGCCTCCAGAGCTGCCGGCCATGACCATGCGCGTCTTCCTGTCCCCGCCGCAGGCCCTGACCGCCAACGAGACTGTGCGCGGGGTCCTGCTGCAGTGGGAGCCCCCAGCTCAGTTCTCGGTGGCGCTGAGCGGCTACGCACTGGAGCTGCGGCAGGACAAGGGTGGCTGGGAGGTGCTGGACCGCTCCATCCCCAGCACGAAGACCCAGGTCCTGGTGCCCGGACTTATCAAG GACGCCTTCTATGAGTTCCGACTGGTGGCCTTTGCTGGCAGCTACATCAGCGATCCCAGCAATACGGTGAACGTCTCCACAGCAG GCATGGAAGTGTATCCGTCTCGCACCCAGCTGCCGGAGCTCCTGCCGCAGCCGGTGCTGGCCGGGGTCATCGGAGGGATCTGCTTCCTCAGCGTGGCTGTCATCTTCAGCACCATGGCCGCCTGCATTATGAACCGCCGGCGTGCTGCCCGGGTCCAGAAGCGAAGGCAAG ATCCACCACTCGTCTTCTCCCCCAGCAAGAAGCTTCCACCTCCACA CAATTCTCGTGGCTCTGGTAGCCCAGACAGCACCGTGAAGCTGAAGCTGCAGCCGTCTCCCTACCAGAGCCTGCGCCGGACGCTGCTGTGGGGCGAGAAGGCCGGCACCAGCCTGGGTCTCAGCATTGCCGGGGCCGGCTCCCAGTACGCCATGTATGAGAGCCACGTCGGGGAGCACGTGCCCCTGGAGCGGATCTCCCGTGGCCCCGATGGCCGCTTCGTGGTGGAGACCGACACGCGGCCTCAGGAGATTGGCTTCGGGGTGCTGCCCTATGCTGAGCCGGAGCTGTACCCCCAGCGGGACCCCCCTGGGCCCCAGCCACAGCCCTACCTCCAGCTGCCCACGGAGGAGGAGCCCCTCTGGTGCAAGGGGGTCTCGCTGCGCCCCCGGCCCACGGGGCAGGCCCCCCGGGGAGCCCGGGCCGCCAGCTACCGCCAGGGCCGCTACTTTGGCtacggcagcagcagccccgtgGATGAGGCCGCGGCGTTGTGCATCATCAACATCAGCCCCGTGGCCTCTGCCGCAACTCTGCCTTACAGCACCATGGAGGAGCTGCGCGacagccccggcagcgccgggcccTGCCAGAGCACTGCTAGTGCCCTGTGGGACTCGCTGCCCCTCGAGGGCTCCCCCCGGCCACCCATCAGccccccggcctcccccagcCGCGGGTGCAGCTGGCAGCTGGCCGCCCCCCCTGCCCAGAGCGGGATCCTCCAGTACCTGAGCCTGCCCTTCTTCAAGGAGATGTGCGTCGATGGCGACTGGCCGCCCCCGGAGGAGCAGGCTGAGCCCAGCCATGCCGGCGGCCAGCCAGAGCCCGCTGACagcccgccgcctgccccgccgggggctgggggctccccgcAGCGCATGGGGCGGACGCTGTGCCCGGACTGCATTGACACATGTGCCAACGCCACCTCCCCCCCGGCTGCCGGTTTCCTCAAGCCCCCCAGGCTGCCGGTGGGTCCTGCCAAGGCCGCGCTGCCTGGCACCGCTGCCTGGCCCGGCTTCCCCagcccgcggccccccccccagccggcTCACCGCCTCCTCGCCAGCGGCGGCAGGACTGAAGGCATGCCCTCAGCACGCACCGCGGAGCCCGGCTGGCCACCGGGCAGGCCACCGGACCCTGCCCCCTTGGAGAAGCTGCTGCGGGGCAGCTTGACCAGCCAGAGCAGCGGCCGGGGCAGCGCCTCCTTCCTGCGGCCCCCCTCCCTGGCACCGTCCCTGGGGGGCAACTGCCTGGGAACCCCCCTTGGGGACGGGGGGAGCTGCCACAGCGGAGGCTCGGCggtggaggagggcagggcgaggacAGATCCGGCCCTCGGCGGCACCGGAAAGAG GAGGAACACCTCGGTGGACGAGAACTACGAGTGGGATGCGGAGTTCGCCCTGGAGTCGGATATCCTCGAGGCGCTGCAGCTCTACCGCAGCGGGGACCCGGCACGGCCCGTCTCCACCATCGCCCTGCGCGACCTGGAGCGGCAGA agcccggcggcggctcctcccctGTGAGCTCGGTGTCGGCGGAGGCGTTGGCGGCGGCAGGCGGTCCCCCGGAGCGCGGCACGGCCCTGCGCCAGGAGCTGGCGGCGTCCCGGCGCCGCAAGGAGGTGGCCCGGCAGCGGTTGGGCCCCCGCGGGTGCTGCGCTGAGCGCTTCGAGCTGGCCACGCTGCTCTAg
- the IGSF9 gene encoding protein turtle homolog A isoform X4: protein MRWWLRAAVLSLLAGAEGSGQSESQAAVGRVGGSTVLGCDLLDAHEARPPLYVIEWVRFGFVLPIFIKFGLYSPRVDPEYLGRVRIEEGASLRIDLLRAEDQGWYECRVLFLDQHSTDADFQNGTWIHLTVNAPPTFLETPPALVEVRDQDTLSLTCMAVGNPQPVVTWKRSDLAVQSGDTVQVRNGTLSIAVVERASAGTYTCHASSKEGTIIHTTRVLVQGPPIIVVPPQNVTVNVSQDAFLACQAEAYPGNLTYTWFKGSSNVFHLSHLQARVRILVDGSLLLQRTTPDDTGEYTCIPSNGLWKPPSASAFVTVLYPAQVTTMLPETHLPKGMQGVIQCPARANPPLLSVSWTRDGRPLELDKLPGWSMRPDGSIVIATGNDDVLGVYTCTPYNSYGTAGESQPTRVLLKDPPAFTVRPKEEYFQEVGRELVIPCTAHGDPPPTVTWLKVGSAGKSGAQVDGNSSLVFRPLIKEQHGVWECTATNQVASVSTATSVHVLGTSPHAVTNVSVLPLLLAANITWEPGFDGGYFQRFSVWYTPLVKHPPRAHHDWVSLSVPVGAQHLLVENLQPDVSYQFSVLAQNKLGSGPFSQIVTSVPRGFPVTTVPPELPAMTMRVFLSPPQALTANETVRGVLLQWEPPAQFSVALSGYALELRQDKGGWEVLDRSIPSTKTQVLVPGLIKDAFYEFRLVAFAGSYISDPSNTVNVSTAGMEVYPSRTQLPELLPQPVLAGVIGGICFLSVAVIFSTMAACIMNRRRAARVQKRRQDPPLVFSPSKKLPPPHNSRGSGSPDSTVKLKLQPSPYQSLRRTLLWGEKAGTSLGLSIAGAGSQYAMYESHVGEHVPLERISRGPDGRFVVETDTRPQEIGFGVLPYAEPELYPQRDPPGPQPQPYLQLPTEEEPLWCKGVSLRPRPTGQAPRGARAASYRQGRYFGYGSSSPVDEAAALCIINISPVASAATLPYSTMEELRDSPGSAGPCQSTASALWDSLPLEGSPRPPISPPASPSRGCSWQLAAPPAQSGILQYLSLPFFKEMCVDGDWPPPEEQAEPSHAGGQPEPADSPPPAPPGAGGSPQRMGRTLCPDCIDTCANATSPPAAGFLKPPRLPVGPAKAALPGTAAWPGFPSPRPPPQPAHRLLASGGRTEGMPSARTAEPGWPPGRPPDPAPLEKLLRGSLTSQSSGRGSASFLRPPSLAPSLGGNCLGTPLGDGGSCHSGGSAVEEGRARTDPALGGTGKRRNTSVDENYEWDAEFALESDILEALQLYRSGDPARPVSTIALRDLERQKPGGGSSPVSSVSAEALAAAGGPPERGTALRQELAASRRRKEVARQRLGPRGCCAERFELATLL from the exons ATGCGGTGGTGGCTGCGCGCCGCCGTCCTCAGCCTGCTCGCCggcgctgagg GCAGCGGCCAGAGCGAGTCCCAGGCCGCGGTGGGGCGAGTCGGGGGGAGCACGGTGCTGGGCTGCGACCTCCTGGACGCCCACGAGGCCCGTCCCCCTCTCTACGTGATCGAGTGGGTCCGCTTCGGCTTCGTCCTCCCCATCTTCATCAAGTTCGGGCTCTACTCGCCGCGAGTGGACCCGGAGTACCTCG GTCGCGTGCGGATTGAGGAAGGTGCCTCGCTGCGCATCGACCTCCTGCGTGCTGAGGACCAAGGCTGGTACGAGTGCCGCGTGCTCTTCCTTGACCAGCACAGCACTGACGCTGACTTCCAGAACGGCACCTGGATCCACCTCACCGTCAACG CACCCCCCACCTTCCTGGAGACTCCCCCCGCACTCGTGGAGGTGCGGGACCAAGACACGCTGAGCCTTACCTGCATGGCTGTCGGCAACCCCCAGCCTGTTGTCACCTGGAAGAGGAGCGACCTGGCTGTCCAGAGCGGGGACACAGTGCAG GTGAGGAACGGGACGCTGAGCATCGCTGTCGTGGAGCGTGCCAGCGCGGGCACCTACACCTGCCATGCTTCCAGCAAGGAGGGCACCATCATCCACACCACCCGCGTGCTTGTGCAGG GGCCACCTATCATCGTGGTGCCACCCCAGAACGTCACCGTCAATGTCTCCCAAGATGCCTTTCTGGCGTGCCAGGCTGAGGCATACCCGGGAAATCTCACCTACACCTGGTTCAAAGGCAGCAGCAACGTCTTCCACCTCAG ccACCTCCAGGCTCGGGTCCGCATCCTGGTGGACGGGAGTCTCTTGCTCCAGCGAACAACCCCGGATGACACCGGCGAATACACCTGCATCCCCAGCAACGGGCTGTGGAAGCCGCCTTCTGCCTCGGCCTTTGTCACAGTGCTGT ATCCGGCGCAGGTGACCACCATGCTCCCAGAGACCCACCTGCCCAAGGGGATGCAGGGTGTGATCCAGTGCCCTGCCAGGGCCAACCCCCCTCTGCTCTCCGTCAGCTGGACGAGGGATGGGCGCCCACTGGAGCTGGACAAG CTCCCTGGCTGGTCCATGAGACCGGACGGCTCCATCGTCATTGCCACGGGGAACGACGATGTGCTGGGAGTGTACACGTGTACGCCGTACAACAGCTACGGCACCGCTGGCGAGTCCCAGCCCACGCGTGTCCTGCTGAAG GACCCCCCCGCCTTCACGGTGCGTCCCAAGGAGGAATACTTCCAGGAGGTGGGCCGGGAGCTGGTGATCCCCTGCACAGCCCATGGGGATCCCCCCCCAACTGTCACCTGGCTGAAG GTAGGCAGCGCGGGGAAGAGCGGCGCCCAGGTAGATGGGAACAGCAGCCTCGTCTTCCGCCCCCTCATCAAGGAGCAGCACGGGGTCTGGGAGTGCACGGCCACCAACCAGGTGGCCAGCGTCAGCACTGCCACATCCGTCCACGTGCTGG GTACCAGTCCTCATGCTGTCACCAACGTCTCTGTGCTCCCGCTCCTGCTGGCAGCCAACATAACCTGGGAGCCAGGGTTTGATGGAGGTTATTTCCAGAGGTTCAGCGTCTGGTACACACCGCT AGTGAAGCATCCGCCCCGCGCCCATCATGACTGGGTGTCGCTCTCTGTGCCGGTGGGGGCTCAGCACCTCTTGGTGGAGAATCTGCAGCCAGATGTGAGCTACCAGTTCAGCGTCCTGGCCCAGAACAAGCTGGGCAGTGGCCCCTTCAGCCAGATtgtcacctctgtgcccaggg GCTTCCCAGTGACCACAGTGCCTCCAGAGCTGCCGGCCATGACCATGCGCGTCTTCCTGTCCCCGCCGCAGGCCCTGACCGCCAACGAGACTGTGCGCGGGGTCCTGCTGCAGTGGGAGCCCCCAGCTCAGTTCTCGGTGGCGCTGAGCGGCTACGCACTGGAGCTGCGGCAGGACAAGGGTGGCTGGGAGGTGCTGGACCGCTCCATCCCCAGCACGAAGACCCAGGTCCTGGTGCCCGGACTTATCAAG GACGCCTTCTATGAGTTCCGACTGGTGGCCTTTGCTGGCAGCTACATCAGCGATCCCAGCAATACGGTGAACGTCTCCACAGCAG GCATGGAAGTGTATCCGTCTCGCACCCAGCTGCCGGAGCTCCTGCCGCAGCCGGTGCTGGCCGGGGTCATCGGAGGGATCTGCTTCCTCAGCGTGGCTGTCATCTTCAGCACCATGGCCGCCTGCATTATGAACCGCCGGCGTGCTGCCCGGGTCCAGAAGCGAAGGCAAG ATCCACCACTCGTCTTCTCCCCCAGCAAGAAGCTTCCACCTCCACA CAATTCTCGTGGCTCTGGTAGCCCAGACAGCACCGTGAAGCTGAAGCTGCAGCCGTCTCCCTACCAGAGCCTGCGCCGGACGCTGCTGTGGGGCGAGAAGGCCGGCACCAGCCTGGGTCTCAGCATTGCCGGGGCCGGCTCCCAGTACGCCATGTATGAGAGCCACGTCGGGGAGCACGTGCCCCTGGAGCGGATCTCCCGTGGCCCCGATGGCCGCTTCGTGGTGGAGACCGACACGCGGCCTCAGGAGATTGGCTTCGGGGTGCTGCCCTATGCTGAGCCGGAGCTGTACCCCCAGCGGGACCCCCCTGGGCCCCAGCCACAGCCCTACCTCCAGCTGCCCACGGAGGAGGAGCCCCTCTGGTGCAAGGGGGTCTCGCTGCGCCCCCGGCCCACGGGGCAGGCCCCCCGGGGAGCCCGGGCCGCCAGCTACCGCCAGGGCCGCTACTTTGGCtacggcagcagcagccccgtgGATGAGGCCGCGGCGTTGTGCATCATCAACATCAGCCCCGTGGCCTCTGCCGCAACTCTGCCTTACAGCACCATGGAGGAGCTGCGCGacagccccggcagcgccgggcccTGCCAGAGCACTGCTAGTGCCCTGTGGGACTCGCTGCCCCTCGAGGGCTCCCCCCGGCCACCCATCAGccccccggcctcccccagcCGCGGGTGCAGCTGGCAGCTGGCCGCCCCCCCTGCCCAGAGCGGGATCCTCCAGTACCTGAGCCTGCCCTTCTTCAAGGAGATGTGCGTCGATGGCGACTGGCCGCCCCCGGAGGAGCAGGCTGAGCCCAGCCATGCCGGCGGCCAGCCAGAGCCCGCTGACagcccgccgcctgccccgccgggggctgggggctccccgcAGCGCATGGGGCGGACGCTGTGCCCGGACTGCATTGACACATGTGCCAACGCCACCTCCCCCCCGGCTGCCGGTTTCCTCAAGCCCCCCAGGCTGCCGGTGGGTCCTGCCAAGGCCGCGCTGCCTGGCACCGCTGCCTGGCCCGGCTTCCCCagcccgcggccccccccccagccggcTCACCGCCTCCTCGCCAGCGGCGGCAGGACTGAAGGCATGCCCTCAGCACGCACCGCGGAGCCCGGCTGGCCACCGGGCAGGCCACCGGACCCTGCCCCCTTGGAGAAGCTGCTGCGGGGCAGCTTGACCAGCCAGAGCAGCGGCCGGGGCAGCGCCTCCTTCCTGCGGCCCCCCTCCCTGGCACCGTCCCTGGGGGGCAACTGCCTGGGAACCCCCCTTGGGGACGGGGGGAGCTGCCACAGCGGAGGCTCGGCggtggaggagggcagggcgaggacAGATCCGGCCCTCGGCGGCACCGGAAAGAG GAGGAACACCTCGGTGGACGAGAACTACGAGTGGGATGCGGAGTTCGCCCTGGAGTCGGATATCCTCGAGGCGCTGCAGCTCTACCGCAGCGGGGACCCGGCACGGCCCGTCTCCACCATCGCCCTGCGCGACCTGGAGCGGCAGA agcccggcggcggctcctcccctGTGAGCTCGGTGTCGGCGGAGGCGTTGGCGGCGGCAGGCGGTCCCCCGGAGCGCGGCACGGCCCTGCGCCAGGAGCTGGCGGCGTCCCGGCGCCGCAAGGAGGTGGCCCGGCAGCGGTTGGGCCCCCGCGGGTGCTGCGCTGAGCGCTTCGAGCTGGCCACGCTGCTCTAg